A DNA window from Helianthus annuus cultivar XRQ/B chromosome 15, HanXRQr2.0-SUNRISE, whole genome shotgun sequence contains the following coding sequences:
- the LOC110910591 gene encoding uncharacterized protein LOC110910591, with protein MYGPNFTDNKWLEVFSSNIEDILKKYEVKKLELVDLIFIPVLQGDHFYCLCFHMRTEKVELIDNSGVEAEFDAKYEELPKTLWRILILFLKKTLKTKKKCFKQMETSIIERKTMEWRTVNNGVDCGVFTMLHMETYRRKTP; from the exons ATGTACGGGCCTAACTTTACCGACAATAAATGGCTTGAAGTTTTTAGTTCAAATATTGAAGATATATTAAAGAAATACGAGGTAAAGAAACTAGAACTAGTTGATCTTATATTCATTCCAGTACTTCAAGGTGATCATTTCTACTGTCTGTGCTTCCACATGAGAACCGAAAAAGTTGAATTAATTGATAACTCTGGTGTCGAAGCCGAGTTTGATGCTAAATACGAAGAGCTTCCCAAAACTCTG TGGAGGATACTGATTTTGTTCCTAAAGAAGAccttaaaaacaaaaaaaaaatgtttcaaaCAAATGGAAACATCCATTATAGAAAGAAAAACAATGGAGTGGAGAACTGTTAACAACGGTGTAGACTGTGGAGTTTTTACCATGCTACATATGGAAACATACAGGAGGAAAACGCCATGA